A genome region from Setaria italica strain Yugu1 chromosome III, Setaria_italica_v2.0, whole genome shotgun sequence includes the following:
- the LOC101777670 gene encoding pumilio homolog 1 translates to MVTEMAARGGEAFGAEADRDFEVFRSGSAPPTVEGAMGAAAAAGSLFLDDDLRADPAYQSYYYSNAHLNPRLPPPLLSKEDWRSSHHRLRSSGLGGIGDGRRQQQPAAAAEGTVGLPGIDLGRHRSFSNVFQDDSYQRDMDRQTANHSSNDLLGSSGIQYGLHRGSGAMGGLHSSNNSRGLDEIQNNDLSSNTYASILGSSLSRSASPDPELVRRAPSPSLPPIGVKVGANDKKINGGSSSFRRSSSAIGESDDLVAALSGMSLSSRAMSGQTMDQSQLYQDVDNVQKFLFDRQGDQSNGNQQHSYMRRPEHGQSKVPDGYSPNLANSSTMRNQINAGSFTSFDNLSLGSGFASPRIGSRSPGGTISSRQNLAGMSNMLNYSGIGSPTASPSLQTPIDPAYIQYLAQLAASCDDPLMDRGHLGNSYMDLLGPQKANLGPLLQSQKQYGYYGNLGFNLGYAGSPLTSPVLPSSPIAPGSPLRHGDRSMRFPSGMRNFGGSFGSWNSGMGGKMDANLMPSLLEEFKSNKSKSYELSEIAGHVVEFSADQYGSRFIQQKLETASTEEKDMVFSEIMPQALTLMTDVFGNYVVQKFFEHGSTAQIKELAGQLIGRVLALSLQMYGCRVIQKAIEVVDLDLQTKMVAELEGHVMRCVRDQNGNHVIQKCIECIPQHAIEFIVSTFYGQVVMLSTHPYGCRVIQRVLEHCDDPKTQQIMMDEILQSVCLLAQDQYGNYVVQHVLEHGKPHERSAIIEKLIGQIVQMSQQKFASNVIEKCLAFGNPVERQVLIGEMLGSTSESEPLEVMMKDQFANYVVQKVLETCDDQQREMILTRIKTHLNTLKKYTYGKHIVARVEKLVAAGEKRLGLQPACTAA, encoded by the exons ATGGTgacggagatggcggcgcgcggcggcgaggcgttcGGCGCGGAGGCGGACCGGGACTTCGAGGTCTTCCGCAGCGGCTCCGCGCCGCCCACCGTCGAGGGCGccatgggcgccgccgccgccgccggcagcctcTTCCTCGACGACGACCTCCGCGCCGACCCGGCCTACCAGAGCTACTACTACTCCAATGCGCACCTCAAcccgcgcctcccgccgccgctgctctccAAGGAGGACTGGCGCTCCTcgcaccaccgcctccgctcCTCCGGCCTCGGCGGGATCGGGGACGgcaggaggcagcagcagccggcggcggctgcagaagGGACGGTGGGGCTGCCCGGGATCGATCTTGGTCGTCATAGGAGCTTCTCCAACGTCTTTCAG GATGATTCATACCAACGGGATATGGATAGGCAGACTGCCAACCACAGTAGTAATGACTTGCTAGGTTCTTCTGGAATACAGTATGGCCTCCATCGTGGATCTGGAGCTATGGGAGGCCTGCACTCTAGTAATAATTCACGAGGCTTGGATGAAATTCAGAACAATGATTTATCATCAAATACATATGCTTCTATTTTAGGGTCATCGCTTTCTCGAAGTGCATCTCCAGATCCTGAGCTTGTGAGGAGGGCCCCTAGTCCATCTCTGCCTCCAATTGGTGTGAAAGTTGGTGCTAATGACAAGAAGATTAATGGTGGTTCGTCTTCTTTCCGCCGTAGTTCATCTGCTATAGGTGAATCTGATGATCTTGTGGCAGCTTTATCTGGGATGAGCTTATCATCTAGGGCAATGAGTGGGCAAACTATGGACCAGTCTCAGCTCTATCAGGATGTTGATAATGTCCAGAAATTTCTGTTTGATCGACAGGGTGACCAATCAAATGGCAATCAGCAGCACTCCTACATGAGACGTCCTGAGCATGGACAGTCTAAAGTACCTGATGGCTATTCTCCAAACTTGGCCAATTCATCTACGATGAGAAACCAGATTAATGCTGGCAGTTTCACATCATTTGACAATTTGTCACTTGGATCTGGCTTTGCTTCCCCTAGAATTGGTTCCAGATCCCCTGGCGGGACTATATCTTCTCGACAAAATTTAGCTGGTATGTCTAACATGCTAAACTACAGTGGAATTGGAAGTCCAACTGCATCACCTTCCCTTCAGACTCCTATCGATCCAGCGTATATCCAGTACCTTGCTCAACTTGCAGCTAGCTGTGATGATCCTCTCATGGACAGGGGCCATCTGGGAAATTCTTACATGGACTTACTTGGTCCTCAGAAAGCTAACCTTGGCCCTTTACTTCAGTCACAAAAGCAATATGGTTACTATGGCAATCTTGGATTTAACCTTGGTTATGCTGGAAGTCCACTGACAAGTCCTGTTCTTCCCTCTTCACCTATTGCGCCAGGCAGTCCGCTTAGGCATGGTGATCGTAGCATGCGCTTTCCATCAGGCATGAGAAACTTTGGTGGCTCCTTTGGTTCATGGAATTCAGGCATGGGTGGGAAGATGGATGCCAATTTGATGCCCTCGCTTCTGGAGGAATTCAAGAGCAACAAAAGTAAATCATATGAGCTCTCAGAAATAGCAGGCCATGTTGTTGAGTTTAG TGCGGATCAATACGGGAGCCGGTTCATACAACAAAAGCTAGAAACAGCCAGTACTGAAGAAAAAGATATGGTTTTCTCAGAAATCATGCCTCAAGCTCTCACATTGATGACTGATGTATTTGGAAATTATGTTGTTCAAAAG tTTTTTGAGCATGGAAGCACTGCCCAGATAAAGGAATTGGCTGGTCAACTTATTGGACGTGTCCTTGCTCTCAGTCTTCAGATGTATGGGTGCCGGGTTATACAGAAG GCTATCGAGGTCGTTGATTTAGATCTGCAGACTAAAATGGTTGCGGAGCTGGAGGGACATGTCATGCGTTGTGTACGTGATCAAAATGGGAACCATGTAATACAAAAATGCATAGAGTGCATTCCTCAGCATGCTATCGAGTTTATTGTCTCAACGTTCTATGGCCAAGTTGTAATGCTATCCACTCATCCATATGGTTGTCGAGTTATTCAG AGGGTTCTAGAGCACTGTGATGATCCTAAAACACAGCAAATAATGATGGATGAGATTCTCCAGTCTGTTTGCTTGCTAGCTCAGGACCAGTATGGCAATTACGTTGTTCAG CATGTTCTGGAACATGGCAAACCCCATGAGAGATCTGCTATTATTGAGAAGTTAATTGGCCAAATTGTGCAAATGAGCCAGCAAAAGTTTGCTTCAAATGTCATTGAGAAGTGCTTAGCCTTTGGAAATCCTGTAGAGCGCCAGGTTCTGATTGGCGAGATGCTTGGATCCACTAGTGAAAGCGAACCTCTTGAG GTAATGATGAAAGACCAGTTTGCTAACTATGTGGTGCAGAAGGTGTTAGAAACTTGTGATGATCAGCAGAGAGAGATGATCCTTACAAGGATAAAAACACATCTGAACACCCTCAAGAAGTACACCTACGGGAAGCACATAGTAGCACGCGTAGAGAAACTTGTTGCTGCTGGAG AGAAGCGCCTTGGGCTTCAACCAGCATGCACTGCTGCCTGA
- the LOC101753491 gene encoding Holliday junction resolvase MOC1, chloroplastic-like gives MEGRVEACEGSEKAAAKQQLLARSGSRSSRTPGRRRWRSSSMDLDSEASKVATGGGGGGTSAAASAMMLTRSYSTTAAVDGGGGGGVGQQQAAEGEQRRLGAGARLARKIKEQRARFYIVRRCVSMLVCWHDDA, from the coding sequence ATGGAAGGAAGGGTGGAAGCATGCGAGGGGagcgagaaggcggcggcgaagcaGCAGCTGCTGGCGAGGAGCGGCAGCAGGAGCAGCCGGACGCCgggccggaggaggtggcggtccTCGTCGATGGACCTGGATAGCGAGGCGTCGAAGGtggccacgggcggcggcggcggcggcaccagcgccgccgcttccgcgaTGATGCTCACCCGGAGCTACTCCACCACCGCGgccgtggacggcggcggcggcggcggcgtggggcagCAGCAAGCAGCGGAGGGGGAGCAGAGAAGGCTCGGGGCGGGCGCGCGGCTGGCCCGGAAGATCAAGGAGCAGCGGGCGCGCTTCTACATCGTGCGCCGCTGCGTCTCCATGCTCGTCTGCTGGCACGACGACGCCTAG
- the LOC101776841 gene encoding uncharacterized protein LOC101776841, with protein sequence MAAVVNAPPAGCCTVAARPSMMMRARSRAGGRLVAVNAVGDVAAEGNTYLIAGAVAVALVGTAFPILFSRKDTCPECDGAGFIRKAGSTLRANAARKDQAQIVCPNCNGLGKLGQIDK encoded by the exons ATGGCTGCCGTCGTGAACGCGCCACCAGCTGGTTGTtgcacggtggcggcgcggccgtcgaTGATGATGAGGGCGAGGTCAAGAGCGGGCGGGCGGCTGGTGGCGGTGAACGCTGTGGGCgacgtggcggcggagggcaaCACGTACCTCATCGCCGGCGCGGTGGCCGTCGCGCTCGTCGGCACGGCCTTCCCCATCCTCTTCTCGCGCAAGGACAC GTGCCCGGAGTGCGACGGCGCCGGGTTCATCCGCAAGGCGGGCTCGACGCTGCGGGCGAACGCGGCGAGGAAGGACCAGGCCCAGATCGTCTGCCCCAACTGCAACGGCCTCGGCAAGCTCGGCCAGATCGACAAGTAG
- the LOC101786830 gene encoding scarecrow-like protein 9 encodes MDSSEYCEINSNMTLEYINRILLEEDIDEKPIIYQERDALQATEKPFYDILGQVYPSPAKEIVLNSDSQGPDDISNNYHEGACSGSLDNDFLGAQGMHLIANDYGSETDHLSLQFTKGAEEANKFVPIVEKLVVDLGSSELAVSKQMTQATVGQKGNHVNKIRSHPHVNLELLNTKNSKHLAISGSETIRDETFDSVLLCTGQLSRDAAHLREMKAKEARDSSQIAQSKEYGKGKVKSRARKQQEEAIDLRALLTQCAEAIASNNQPFDRELVTKIRDHSSPYGDDSHRLAIYFVDALEARIAGTGSQMYQKLMARRTSTTDMLKAYRLFTAACPFTKVAYYYSNQTIVDVSVERPRVHIIDFGIVFGFQWPSLIQRFANRQGGPPNLRITGIDVPEPGFRPCKKIEETGKRLAEYAEMFNVPFQYQCVASRWENICIKDLNIDKDEVLIINCLHQLNNLSDETEDIDSARDRVLRIMMRMNPEVLIIGVTNGLYNSPFFLPRFREALFYYSSQFDMLNSTVIRSHEARILIERDLLGADVFNVVACEGAERIEKPETYKQWQVRILKAGFKQLPVNQTILKSSVARKKDLYHEDFVVDEDSGWLLQGWKGRILHALSSWKPKESYTNQ; translated from the coding sequence ATGGACAGCTCTGAATACTGCGAGATCAACTCAAATATGACTCTCGAATATATAAATAGAATACTACTGGAGGAGGATATTGATGAGAAGCCCATCATATACCAAGAACGTGATGCACTTCAGGCCACGGAGAAGCCCTTCTACGACATTCTTGGACAGGTATATCCATCTCCAGCAAAGGAGATAGTGCTGAATAGCGATAGTCAAGGTCCCGATGATATTAGCAACAATTATCATGAAGGGGCATGCAGTGGAAGCTTGGACAATGATTTTCTAGGGGCACAGGGTATGCACCTGATAGCCAATGATTATGGTTCTGAAACTGACCATCTGTCTTTGCAATTTACAAAAGGTGCAGAGGAAGCAAATAAGTTTGTCCCCATTGTTGAGAAGTTGGTGGTTGATCTGGGTAGCAGTGAGCTCGCTGTCTCCAAACAAATGACACAGGCAACAGTTGGACAAAAGGGCAATCATGTAAACAAAATAAGGAGTCATCCACATGTGAACTTGGAGTTGCTGAACACGAAGAACAGTAAGCATTTGGCAATTTCAGGTAGTGAAACAATCCGGGATGAAACTTTTGATAGTGTTCTACTCTGCACTGGGCAACTATCACGTGATGCTGCCCACCTTAGAGAAATGAAAGCAAAAGAAGCACGTGATAGTTCACAGATTGCTCAAAGCAAAGAATATGGCAAAGGGAAAGTGAAATCACGTGCTAGGAAGCAACAGGAGGAGGCAATTGATCTCAGAGCTCTTCTCACCCAGTGTGCAGAAGCGATAGCATCAAATAACCAACCATTCGACAGAGAGCTAGTGACAAAGATAAGGGATCACTCTTCACCATATGGAGATGATTCTCATAGGCTGGCAATTTATTTTGTAGATGCTCTTGAGGCACGCATAGCTGGGACTGGAAGTCAAATGTATCAGAAGCTGATGGCGAGACGAACAAGCACCACAGATATGCTCAAGGCCTACCGCCTTTTTACTGCAGCATGCCCTTTCACTAAGGTAGCATACTACTACTCCAATCAAACCATTGTTGATGTATCGGTGGAGCGACCAAGGGTGCATATCATTGATTTCGGCATCGTATTCGGCTTTCAGTGGCCATCACTAATCCAGCGCTTTGCAAATCGACAAGGTGGCCCCCCAAACCTTCGTATCACAGGCATAGATGTACCCGAGCCAGGTTTTCGCCCCTGTAAAAAGATTGAGGAGACAGGAAAGCGGTTGGCTGAGTACGCAGAAATGTTCAATGTACCTTTTCAGTATCAATGTGTTGCCTCACGATGGGAAAATATATGCATCAAGGATCTCAACATTGACAAGGACGAGGTGCTCATAATCAACTGCTTGCACCAATTGAACAATCTCAGTGATGAGACAGAAGACATAGATAGTGCAAGGGATAGGGTATTGCGTATCATGATGAGGATGAACCCAGAGGTTCTCATAATTGGTGTCACGAATGGCTTGTACAATTCCCCATTCTTCCTACCGCGATTCAGAGAGGCTTTGTTTTATTACTCTTCACAGTTTGACATGCTAAATTCAACTGTCATACGGAGTCATGAGGCAAGGATACTGATAGAGAGGGATCTCCTTGGAGCAGATGTGTTCAATGTTGTAGCGTGTGAAGGTGCAGAGAGGATCGAGAAGCCAGAGACTTATAAACAGTGGCAAGTGAGAATCCTCAAAGCTGGGTTCAAGCAACTTCCTGTTAATCAAACCATTCTGAAGAGTTCAGTAGCGAGAAAGAAGGATCTTTATCATGAAGACTTCGTCGTTGACGAAGATAGTGGCTGGTTGCTGCAAGGGTGGAAAGGAAGGATACTGCATGCACTGTCTTCATGGAAACCTAAAGAATCATATACTAACCAGTAG
- the LOC101777249 gene encoding E3 ubiquitin-protein ligase RDUF2-like, with the protein MASSPTAAPAASYWCYQCDRFVRATAEGGDGSSPPAAAAAAVACPSCGGGFLEEMGAPPPRAAYLRRPRAHHHHHHHHHAAAAADLRLRRARRGGASGGAGADSRASPFNPVIVLRRSPAGDADAADAAAAASSFELFYDDGAGSGLRPLPESMSDFLMGSGFERLLDQLAQIEAGGLARARDNPPASKAAVESMPVVAVDAARVAAESHCAVCKEPFELGAEAREMPCAHIYHADCILPWLALRNSCPVCRHEMPTDAPRGAGGARAAAGDGAAEEEATVGLTIWRLPGGGFAVGRFAGGRRPEERELPVVYTEMDGGFNNGGAPRRISWGSRQSPSTERGAIRRILRSVFACFGRGHSSSRASSSQSQMMPELNDAASDRSAAFSHGSRSRSTSWRLEDGHADAMVQR; encoded by the coding sequence ATGGCCTCCTCGCCCACGGCCGCCCCCGCGGCGTCCTACTGGTGCTACCAGTGCGACCGCTTCGTCCGCGCcacggcggagggcggcgacggcagctccccgcccgccgctgccgctgccgccgttgcCTGCccctcctgcggcggcggcttcctcgAGGAGATGGGCGCGCCCCCTCCCCGGGCCGCctacctccgccgcccgcgcgcgcaccaccaccaccaccaccaccaccacgccgccgccgccgccgacctgcgtctccgccgcgcccgccgcggaggagcctcggggggcgccggcgccgactcCCGCGCCTCGCCCTTCAACCCCGTCATCGTGCTCCGCCGCTCCCCCGCCGGGGACGCCGACGCGGCAGACGCAGCGGCCGCGGCTAGCAGCTTCGAGCTCTTCTACGACGACGGCGCGGGTTCGGGCCTCCGCCCGCTCCCCGAGAGCATGTCCGACTTCCTCATGGGCTCCGGCTTCGAGCGCCTCCTCGACCAGCTCGCGCAGATCGAGGccggcggcctcgcccgcgcccgcgacaaCCCGCCGGCCTCCAAGGCCGCCGTCGAGTCCAtgcccgtcgtcgccgtcgacgccgcccgGGTCGCCGCCGAATCCCACTGCGCCGTCTGCAAGGAGCCCTTCGAGCTCGGCGCCGAGGCCCGGGAGATGCCCTGCGCCCACATCTACCACGCCGACTGCATCCTCCCCTGGCTCGCGCTCCGCAACTCCTGCCCAGTCTGCCGCCACGAGATGCCCACCgacgcgccgcgcggcgccggcggggcgcggGCCGCCGcaggcgacggcgccgccgaggaggaggccaccgtcggcctcaccatctggaggctccccggcggcggcttTGCCGTCGGCAGGTTcgccggcgggaggaggccCGAGGAGAGGGAGCTCCCCGTCGTCTACACGGAGATGGACGGCGGCTTCAACAACGGCGGCGCGCCCAGGAGGATCTCCTGGGGGTCAAGGCAGAGCCCGTCCACGGAGAGGGGCGCCATCAGGCGCATCCTGCGCAGCGTCTTCGCGTGCTTCGGCCGCGGTCACTCTTCTTCGCGGGCCTCGTCCTCCCAATCACAGATGATGCCGGAGCTCAACGACGCGGCGTCCGACCGGAGCGCTGCTTTCAGCCATGGGTCCAGGAGCCGGAGCACGAGCTGGCGGCTCGAGGACGGCCACGCAGATGCCATGGTGCAGAGATGA
- the LOC101752683 gene encoding scarecrow-like protein 9, translating to MESPEYCEINSNMTLDYIDQLLMEDSDEKASIYQRHDALQATEKPFYDILGQAYPSSPKDTRISTDSQIDCLQDSSSSYTKGACSGRFVSDILGPQGMHLVANDWASECDHFSLQFQRAAEEANKLVPSIERLMVDLDSNGLSDSNQMIGEAIGQKSKHVGKIRSHPHVDLELLEARNSKHLAISASETTRDEMFDSVLLCDWQLHCDAAHLREMKAKEESNSQQNVQSKRYGHGKVKSRSKKKEEGIDLRALLIQCAQAIAVNSLPFAGELLKKIRHHASPYGDGSQRLAIYLADGLEARLAGTGSKMYQKLMEKRTRATDMLKAYRLFIAVCPFTRVAYYFSNQTIADVLNGRPKVHIIDFGITLGFQWPSLIQRFAKQEGGPPKLRITGIDVPQSGFRPCATLESTGKRLAEYAEMFNVPFQYQGITSQWENICIDNLNIDNDEVLIINCMYRTKYLGDELEDIDCPRDRVLRIMKRINPEVLILGISNGLYSSPFFLPRFREVLFHYSSLFDMLNTTVLQSHEERIRIERDLLGAGALNVVACEGAERIERPETYKQWQVRSLKAGFKQLPINQAILKRSIDEKNKHYHNDFVIDEDSGWLLQGWKGRVMHAVSSWKPKESYTNQKDRSRSSCTNQLY from the coding sequence ATGGAAAGTCCTGAGTACTGCGAGATAAACTCAAATATGACTCTCGACTACATAGACCAACTATTAATGGAGGACTCTGATGAGAAGGCCAGCATATATCAGCGACATGATGCACTTCAGGCCACAGAGAAGCCTTTTTATGACATTCTTGGACAGGCATATCCATCTTCACCTAAGGATACAAGGATCAGTACAGATAGTCAAATAGATTGTCTCCAAGATAGTAGCAGCAGTTATACTAAAGGGGCATGCAGTGGTAGATTTGTCAGTGATATTCTTGGGCCTCAGGGTATGCACCTGGTAGCCAATGATTGGGCTTCTGAATGTGATCATTTTTCTTTGCAATTTCAGAGAGCAGCGGAGGAAGCAAATAAGCTTGTTCCCAGTATTGAGAGGTTGATGGTTGATCTGGATAGTAATGGCCTTTCTGATTCCAATCAAATGATTGGGGAAGCAATTGGACAAAAGAGCAAGCATGTAGGCAAAATACGGAGTCATCCTCATGTGGACTTAGAGTTGTTGGAAGCGAGGAACAGTAAGCATTTGGCCATCTCGGCTAGTGAAACAACGCGGGATGAAATGTTCGATAGTGTTCTGCTCTGTGATTGGCAGCTTCATTGTGATGCTGCCCACCTTAGAGAAATGAAGGCAAAAGAAGAAAGCAACAGTCAACAGAATGTTCAAAGCAAAAGATATGGCCATGGGAAAGTGAAATCACGAAgtaagaagaaagaggaggggaTTGACCTCAGGGCTCTTCTCATCCAGTGTGCACAAGCAATAGCAGTTAACAGCCTTCCGTTTGCTGGTGAGCTACTGAAGAAGATAAGGCATCACGCTTCACCATATGGAGATGGTTCTCAGAGGCTGGCGATTTACCTTGCAGATGGTCTTGAGGCACGGTTGGCCGGGACAGGGAGTAAAATGTATCAGAAACTGATGGAGAAACGAACAAGGGCCACAGACATGTTAAAAGCCTACCGCCTTTTCATTGCAGTGTGCCCTTTCACCAGAGTAGCATACTacttctccaaccaaacaatTGCTGATGTATTGAATGGACGACCAAAGGTGCATATCATTGATTTTGGCATCACACTTGGCTTTCAGTGGCCATCACTAATTCAGCGCTTTGCAAAGCAAGAAGGTGGCCCCCCTAAGCTTCGTATCACAGGCATAGATGTACCCCAGTCAGGTTTTCGCCCCTGTGCAACGCTTGAATCAACAGGAAAGCGGTTGGCTGAATATGCAGAAATGTTCAATGTACCTTTTCAGTATCAAGGTATCACCTCACAATGGGAAAATATCTGCATTGACAATCTCAATATTGACAATGATGAGGTTCTTATAATCAACTGCATGTACCGAACGAAATATCTTGGTGATGAGTTAGAAGACATAGATTGTCCAAGGGATAGGGTACTGCGTATCATGAAGAGGATCAACCCAGAGGTTCTCATTCTTGGCATTTCGAATGGGTTGTACAGCTCCCCCTTCTTCCTGCCACGGTTCAGAGAGGTTTTGTTTCATTACTCTTCGCTGTTTGACATGCTCAATACAACTGTTCTCCAGAGTCACGAAGAAAGGATACGGATAGAGAGGGATCTGCTTGGGGCAGGCGCACTAAATGTTGTCGCATGTGAGGGTGCAGAAAGGATTGAGAGGCCAGAGACTTACAAACAGTGGCAAGTGAGAAGTCTAAAGGCTGGGTTCAAGCAACTTCCTATTAATCAAGCAATCCTGAAGAGATCAATAGATGAAAAAAACAAGCATTATCACAACGACTTTGTAATTGATGAAGATAGTGGCTGGCTGCTACAGGGATGGAAGGGGAGGGTAATGCATGCAGTGTCCTCATGGAAACCGAAAGAATCATATACTAATCAGAAAGATCGAAGTAGATCTTCGTGCACAAATCAGCTATACTAG
- the LOC101776439 gene encoding uncharacterized protein At5g02240: MATAAAACVRVASPFTGAPIRPPCHVIAARRGPRRAGLAVSAAAAAAAGGGLPPTVLVTGAGGRTGQIVYKKLKERAGQFVGRGLVRTEESKGKIGGADDVFIGDIRDPESIASAIEGIDALIILTSAVPKMKPGFDPSKGGRPEFYFEEGSYPEQVDWIGQKNQIDAAKSIGVKHIVLVGSMGGTDINHPLNKLGNGNILVWKRKAEQYLADSGLPYTIIRAGGLQDKDGGLRELIVGKDDEILKTETKTIAREDVAEVCIQALLFDEAKFKAFDLASKPEGEGTPTTDFRALFAQVNSRF, from the exons atggccacggcggcggcggcgtgcgtgaGGGTGGCTTCTCCGTTCACGGGCGCACCTATCCGACCTCCTTGCCACGTCATTGCTGCGAGGCGGGGGCCCAGGAGGGCTGGGCTGGCCGtctcggcggcggctgcggctgcggccggcggcgggttgCCGCCCACCGTGCTcgtcaccggcgccggcggccgaaCAG GCCAAATTGTGTACAAGAAGTTGAAGGAGAGGGCGGGCCAGTTTGTGGGACGAGGGCTGGTCAGGACCGAAGAGAGCAAAGGCAAAATCGGAGGCGCTGACGACGTGTTCATCGGCGATATAAGAGATCCTGAGAGCATTGCTTCTGCGATTGAGGGCATCGACGCGCTCATCATCCTCACCAGCGCGGTGCCGAAGATGAAGCCGGGGTTTGATCCTAGCAAGGGAGGGCGCCCAGAGTTTTACTTTGAAGAAGGGAGTTATCCTGAGCAG GTGGATTGGATTGGCCAAAAGAATCAAATAGATGCTG CCAAGAGCATTGGTGTTAAGCACATAGTTTTGGTGGGATCCATGGGTGGAACAGACATCAATCACCCATTAAACAAATTAGGAAATGGGAATATACTG GTATGGAAGCGTAAGGCGGAACAGTACCTAGCGGACTCTGGTCTGCCTTATACAATCATAAG GGCTGGAGGTTTACAAGATAAAGATGGTGGCTTGAGAGAGTTGATTGTTGGGAAGGATGACGAGATCTTGAAAACAGAAACTAAAACTATTGCCAGGGAAGATGTTGCAGAAGTTTGCATACAG GCCTTGCTATTTGATGAGGCAAAGTTTAAGGCATTTGATCTGGCATCAAAACCTGAAGGTGAAGGAACACCGACTACAGATTTCAGGGCACTTTTTGCACAAGTTAATAGTCGCTTCTAA